Genomic DNA from Halococcus salifodinae DSM 8989:
GTCCGGACAATACGTTCGGTTACACTCCCGATGAGATAGCGTTCGAACCCAGTCCGTCCGTGTGTCCCCATCGTGACGAGTCCGATGTCTTCATTGGGCTGTGTTGAATCGCCATAGGGCGGTGGATTTCACTGCTTGACGGAGCGTTTGATGTTGTAGACGACACACATCAGGGTGATTTCTC
This window encodes:
- a CDS encoding universal stress protein; the protein is MGLVTMGTHGRTGFERYLIGSVTERIVRTSDVPVLTAQ